The Arvicola amphibius chromosome 5, mArvAmp1.2, whole genome shotgun sequence genome contains the following window.
AGAAATCCTGTATTTAGTGACACCTATGCCACTCTTTAAAGGAAAACGTCGATTGCTATCGACACAATCATCAACCAGAAACGTTTCAATGATGGGACTGATGAAAAGAAGAAGCTCTACTGTATCTACGTTGCTATTGGTCAGAAACGGTCCACCGTTGCCCAGTTGGTGAAGAGACTGACAGATGCAGGTACTGAAGAACGTTAGTCTAACGGCTGCTCTATCGCTGCTAATCTTGAAGAGTCTCTGTAGCCAAGACTGGTTTCACTCCAGGGAACCCAAGGGTCTAataaaaatcagaacagaaataaGGAAATGCTGTGCAGCTCCTGCAGCTCCTCCTAGCTGGAGTGCTTGTGGACTAGATTACTATTTTgcttgggttggttttttttttttttaatattttaattttggggCAGTGGGAAAAGGTTGAAACaaggtctctgtgtagccttggctgtcctagaacttcttatgtagaccaggctggcctcagactcacagaggcctctccctctcaagtgctgggactacagatgtgtgccaccactgcccatgtTGATGTCTTTTCTTAAGATGGGGTCTCATGCAGCTCTGGCTAACTTTAAACAATCGTCTTGCTTCTACTTCACAGGTACTGGGGACTAGAGGCTTGTGCTTGGGGTTATGTCACAGGGTGTGAGGAAGAGTGTACTGTATCTTATCTGTCCCTGGTTGGCCTTGGACTTGTTTTAGACAAGGATAACCTGGAACTGTgctcttttgtctctgcctcctaggacTATAAGCATGCTCTATTGTGCCTAATTTATTTGGTGCCTGTGTTCAAATCTAGGACTTCAAGCCTGTTGAAGATgggctctaccaactgagttctttcacctttatgtgggttctaggaattgaattcatgttttcaggCCTTCATAGCAAGCACCATTGCCCTTAGGATTCCCCACCCATTAATTTTACAGAATGAGGGCAGTGGACAATTTTGTTTCATAGCCTCTAATTTAAAATCACAGTATTGATAGCTTTGTAAAATGTAAacctttttttctcctcagatGCCATGAAGTACACCATTGTGGTGTCAGCCACTGCTTCTGATGCTGCCCCCCTTCAGTATCTGGCTCCGTACTCTGGCTGCTCCATGGGAGAGTATTTTAGAGATAATGGCAAGCATGCTTTGATCATCTACGACGATTTATCCAAACAGGTCAAAGGATGTCTTTATAACTTGTATGTTTGTATTAGTGGACGTTAGCAGATGCAGCTTGCTTAGCAGTTGAATTTCACCACCTTCTTCTGTACTGCAGGCCGTTGCTTACCGCCAGATGTCTCTGTTGCTGCGCCGACCCCCTGGCCGTGAAGCCTATCCTGGTGATGTGTTCTACCTCCACTCTCGGCTGCTGGAGAGAGCAGCCAAGATGAACGATTCTTTTGGTGGTGGCTCTCTGACTGCCCTGCCAGTCATAGAAACCCAGGCTGGTGATGTGTCTGCTTACATTCCAACGAATGTTATTTCCATCACTGACGGACAGGTAACAGATTAATAGCtaaaatatttgattattaaGGCACTGGTTGAGGCTAGTAAGCATGAATTAGTAAATtgtctttgctttggtttttcaaggtaggctttctctgtgtaaccctagtgTATATTTATGGAGTACTGTAAACATAAAACTAAAGAgaatagggactggagaggttgctcactggttaagagcacttgctgctcttgcagaggattgaaTCCCAGCATCTATTTGATTGCtcatgaccacctgtaactccacttcctgGGTGCTAGACAGCTCTCCCAGCTGTCTGTTTAGCTGAGAATAACTGACCacaagtcctcctgcttcagcttcctaggTTTTAGGATTAAAAACATAAGCCACCCCACCTGGCTAGGCATATTTTGGTTCATTACTTTCTAGCTATAGGtaattttaaagtgtatttgAGAAATTGTGTTACTGCCCTGTTTTAGTTAGTTTGTGGAGACTGTGTCATTGTATAGTCTAGACTGGCTTGGAACTGCGTGTAGCCCAGATTGACTGGCTTTGAATCTGCAGTAGCCCTTCTGCCtttgcccctgagtgctgggatcacagccatATGCAACATGCATGAAGTTTGTTTTCAATATAAGTATCTCATTCTCcgcccccccactccctcccccatattACCTGTTCTCAACAGTGGGTGTGTAGACTGGTGTATATCCTGAAAAGTCACTTAGCAATCTTACTCAAGTTTTGGGTCTCAGCTTTTGGCACAGTGACTtaaatttggcaaaaaaaaaaaaaaaaagtttatttattagagcttattatgtttgtatttttgaatCGCAGATCTTCTTGGAAACAGAATTGTTCTATAAAGGCATTCGCCCTGCCATTAACGTGGGTTTGTCTGTGTCCCGTGTCGGATCTGCTGCCCAGACCAGGGCCATGAAACAGGTAATTTTACCTCACTCTGAGAGGGTGTGTGTTGAAAAGTATGTTAACTGTTTACTGCTATGTGTGACATTGAGTCATGTTCACATCAACTTGTGTGCTCAGGTGGCAGGTACCATGAAGCTGGAACTGGCTCAGTATCGGGAGGTTGCTGCTTTTGCCCAGTTTGGTTCTGATCTTGATGCTGCCACTCAGCAGCTCCTGAGTCGTGGTGTGCGTCTGACCGAGTTGTTAAAGCAAGGACAGTACTGTGAGTCCTTTTCATTTGGTCAGGTTCCTGTTGTAATTGAGGGTCTTGCCAGGTACAGTGCTGCATTATACCCCAAgatcttctttcaaaggaaaaccacctgttttattttgctaatgTAGTCCTTATTACCATTTGAGTATAGTGTTATGAGATTAGTATATTTAATACATCTTCATGTTGTAGGAATATGGAATTTAGCGAATTTAGTAGAACAGTagtgttttatgtgcattagtgttcttgcatatatgtctgtgagggtgttgcatcccctggaactggagttacaggcagttatgagctgccatgtggttgctgggaattgaactcaggacctctgtaagaacagctagtgctcttaactgctgagccatctttccagcctagtgatctttttaaaatatcttgccTAAAAAACAACCAGCAAATTTTACCACATACTGTGTTGTAAACATTACCAGGTTATAAGCCGTGCTTATAGCTATAGGTAAGGGTGTCAAGAGTGGGTGGGAAAGCCGGGTGGTGGAGGCATAGGTACAGAGTGCCAGAGTGGGTGGGCCGTGGACTGTGTctagtattaaaagaaaaaaatagttctgTGACTTTGGTAAAATAGCATTAGTAATTCATTTGATGATGTGCTTGTTTTCAGCTCCCATGGCTATTGAAGAACAGGTGGCTGTTATCTATGCAGGCGTGAGGGGCTATCTTGATAAACTGGAGCCCAGTAAGATCACAAAGTTTGAGAATGCTTTCTTGTCTCATGTTATCAGCCAGCACCAGTCCCTCTTGGGCAATATCAGGTATGAATGGAGCTAGTGGCCTTTGTTGTGACTAGTGCAGTTTTTATacagtctttctttctctgggggTTGGCTAGGATCAGGTCTTGCTGTATACtagccctgcctggccttggTACTCACTGTGTACCTGGGTTCTCAATATTTGGCAGTCTTGCCTTAGCCTTGCAAGAGCTGGACCACAGGTGTGAACTACCCACTATATTTAGGAAAGTTTAGTTATCTTTCATCTGTCTAGGTAGCCTTGGCATTGAATCTTTGCCTAGGTCATTTGTACTAGTCATTGAatcttctacttttatttccaaaCAGGTCTGATGGGAAAATCTCAGAACAGTCAGACGCAAAGCTGAAAGAGATTGTAACAAACTTCTTGGCTGGGTTTGAACCATAAGCCCACGAATCCATGTCAGACACTGCTTTGGTCCTGTCGTTTATTCTGATAAAATCAGCTCCATTTGTAAAGGACTGCTCTCGTACTCCTGGTGTACAGaaatcacataaataaaagttctGTATTGTGTGCTAGTTGTGTTGGGGTAGGTGCAGGGGTAATACTGtacttgtgtgtggaggtcagagggcagcctgtAGGGGTCAGTgctttccttccactctgtgggccCTGGGACTGTAACTTGGGTCATCAGGAATGGTGCCACCATCTTGCCTGTCTTCATGTTGAGttcataaatttgtttttgtaagaCAGCGGCTTATTTGTGTTCCCATCAGCCATGGCTGGTCTCAGAACTCACTTGAGTAGCGCAGGCTGCTCTTGTGGCAGTCTACCTGCCAGAGCTGACAAAATGCTCTCTTAACCCATTCCACTTAAATATTGGTATAGTCAGCATGGCTAGATAATTCAAGGACTGGTCACTGTAAGATTCAAAAGTGTAACCATTGTTTCTCTTGTAACATGATATTGGGGATTAAACTTGGCCTCACACCTTTGTAAGGGTTTTACCATAGGACTCcagtttttgagactgggtttcataATGCATGTTGGCTAAAACTTAATGTATATAGCTggagctgaccttgaactctttatCCTCCAGCCTCCTGCTTGGCTGATTTTATTTCAGTCCTGTCTCTTgtgcccgcccctcccccccaaacacaccttgaggcagggtctctctgtaggcTAGTTCAGTTTGTAGCAGTTTGCATAGGAGTTTATTTATGCACCGGGGCCGCCTGATGGAGGGCTTTGAATACCACTAAGGCACTCTTCAGTAATGAGCTGATGAAGAAATCTGGGTAGGAGATATGGTTTGTTGAAGTACtgcttaagaaaacagaaaaaccttaAGAGCTTTGGGGTGTACTAGGGAAGGACATTAAACCTGAGTATTTTGTAGAACTAGACTATAGTGAATGTAGTAGTCACTTTTTCTGTTAGGACtaaatgttcaaatacatgagcccatgGGAACgtttctcatccaaaccacatTTTCCCCCTGTACCCCAGTAGTCTCATGGGTATCTCACGTTGCaaaatgcatttgttcaactt
Protein-coding sequences here:
- the Atp5f1a gene encoding ATP synthase subunit alpha, mitochondrial, which translates into the protein MLSVRVAAAVARALPRRAGLVSKNALGSSFIGARNLHASNTRLQKTGTAEMSSILEERILGADTSVDLEETGRVLSIGDGIARVHGLRNVQAEEMVEFSSGLKGMSLNLEPDNVGVVVFGNDKLIKEGDIVKRTGAIVDVPVGEELLGRVVDALGNAIDGKGPIGSKTRRRVGLKAPGIIPRISVREPMQTGIKAVDSLVPIGRGQRELIIGDRQTGKTSIAIDTIINQKRFNDGTDEKKKLYCIYVAIGQKRSTVAQLVKRLTDADAMKYTIVVSATASDAAPLQYLAPYSGCSMGEYFRDNGKHALIIYDDLSKQAVAYRQMSLLLRRPPGREAYPGDVFYLHSRLLERAAKMNDSFGGGSLTALPVIETQAGDVSAYIPTNVISITDGQIFLETELFYKGIRPAINVGLSVSRVGSAAQTRAMKQVAGTMKLELAQYREVAAFAQFGSDLDAATQQLLSRGVRLTELLKQGQYSPMAIEEQVAVIYAGVRGYLDKLEPSKITKFENAFLSHVISQHQSLLGNIRSDGKISEQSDAKLKEIVTNFLAGFEP